A window from Kovacikia minuta CCNUW1 encodes these proteins:
- a CDS encoding MSMEG_0572/Sll0783 family nitrogen starvation response protein, translating to MPEVTTPAHQVGDFFVDYEEKVFPDVKAEPGEKALVTFHTVAFEGSIGLVNLLQAIRLHRKGFETSVLLYGPGVTLGVQRGFPKIGDAAFPGHQNFNDQLSKFMTEGGKVYACRFALQALYGHGEPSLIPGIRPINPLDVLDLILLHRKDGAFILDTWTV from the coding sequence ATGCCTGAAGTTACGACTCCTGCCCATCAAGTGGGCGATTTCTTTGTCGATTACGAAGAGAAGGTGTTTCCCGATGTCAAAGCAGAACCGGGTGAAAAAGCATTAGTCACATTCCACACCGTTGCATTTGAAGGATCGATCGGGTTAGTCAATTTGCTCCAAGCGATTCGTTTACATCGAAAAGGATTTGAAACTTCTGTGCTGTTGTATGGTCCCGGTGTAACGTTGGGCGTGCAGCGGGGTTTTCCAAAAATTGGTGATGCGGCATTTCCAGGGCACCAAAACTTTAACGATCAACTCAGCAAATTCATGACCGAAGGGGGCAAAGTTTACGCCTGCCGTTTCGCTCTACAAGCCCTTTATGGTCATGGTGAACCTTCTCTCATTCCTGGCATTCGCCCTATCAATCCTCTAGATGTGTTGGATCTGATTCTGCTGCATCGCAAAGATGGGGCATTTATTTTGGATACGTGGACGGTTTAG
- a CDS encoding Nit6803 family nitrilase, whose product MNPHIVRAAAVQLSPVLFSRDGTTEKVLKAIANAAKAGAELVVFPETFVPYYPYFSFVQPPVLMGKEHMRLYEEAVEVPGSVTDAVSQAAKLHSIVVVLGVNEREGGSLYNTQLIFDADGTLLLKRRKITPTFHERMVWGQGDGAGLKVLDTAIGRLGALACWEHYNPLARFALMAQHEQIHCAQFPGSLVGQIFADQIEVTIRHHALEAGCFVVNATGWLTPEQVTQITPDENLQRVLSGGCNTAIIGPEGNHLCPPITEGEGMAIADLDFSLITKRKRMMDCVGHYSRPDLLQLQLNPNQWAVMEHASGVGGQGSGVWEAHTGESKTPISDIQNSSDYASDEADSYRLPAPEAQSTAKIQ is encoded by the coding sequence ATGAACCCCCATATAGTCCGCGCCGCAGCAGTACAACTCAGCCCCGTATTGTTTAGTCGAGATGGGACAACGGAGAAAGTGTTGAAAGCGATCGCGAATGCTGCCAAAGCGGGTGCTGAACTCGTTGTTTTTCCAGAAACGTTTGTCCCCTACTACCCGTATTTTTCGTTTGTGCAACCACCTGTGTTGATGGGCAAGGAACACATGCGGTTGTATGAGGAAGCGGTGGAGGTTCCTGGTTCCGTTACAGATGCAGTGAGTCAGGCGGCGAAGTTGCATTCCATTGTGGTGGTGTTGGGCGTAAACGAGCGGGAGGGTGGCTCTCTCTACAACACGCAACTTATTTTTGATGCAGATGGCACGTTGTTACTGAAACGGCGCAAAATTACCCCCACTTTCCATGAACGGATGGTCTGGGGACAGGGGGATGGAGCCGGTCTAAAAGTGTTGGATACAGCGATCGGAAGGCTGGGGGCACTGGCATGTTGGGAGCATTACAATCCCCTGGCAAGGTTTGCACTCATGGCACAGCATGAACAGATCCACTGTGCCCAATTTCCGGGGTCTCTGGTGGGGCAAATCTTTGCCGACCAAATTGAAGTGACTATTCGGCATCACGCTTTGGAAGCGGGCTGTTTTGTTGTGAATGCAACGGGCTGGTTGACTCCTGAACAGGTCACCCAAATTACCCCCGATGAGAATTTGCAGCGAGTTTTAAGCGGGGGGTGTAACACTGCCATTATCGGTCCCGAAGGCAATCACCTGTGCCCACCCATTACCGAGGGAGAGGGAATGGCGATCGCCGACCTGGATTTCTCGTTGATTACCAAACGTAAACGCATGATGGATTGCGTTGGACACTACTCTCGCCCCGACCTGCTGCAATTGCAGTTGAATCCGAATCAGTGGGCGGTGATGGAGCATGCGTCAGGGGTTGGGGGTCAGGGGTCGGGGGTGTGGGAGGCGCACACAGGGGAATCCAAAACTCCAATTTCTGATATCCAGAATTCCTCAGACTACGCTTCCGATGAAGCAGACAGCTACAGGTTGCCTGCCCCAGAAGCACAAAGCACAGCCAAGATTCAGTGA
- a CDS encoding four helix bundle protein has product MSVESYRDLKVWGKAMDLVVESYKLANQLPKTETYGLTNQIQRAAVSIPANSFRPTTYHLPPTTY; this is encoded by the coding sequence ATGAGTGTTGAAAGTTATCGCGACCTAAAGGTATGGGGTAAAGCGATGGATCTGGTGGTGGAGTCATATAAGCTCGCTAACCAATTGCCAAAAACGGAAACCTATGGCTTAACGAACCAGATTCAAAGAGCAGCAGTGTCAATTCCAGCCAATAGTTTCAGACCTACCACCTACCACCTACCACCTACCACCTACTAA
- a CDS encoding MSMEG_0568 family radical SAM protein codes for MNKQQLITELQTVGLKWVAWDVGVSGRKGGAGPSDHKAVTIDGTTVMVPIYTDAAARSPYSVALDPQSEQAVLQLDENPIAPLVFPQQPQFYSLTTTDGIPYWKIALLHGQEVLATTVLQTCMRYSDAATSCQFCAIGQSLEAERTIARKTPAQLAEVAEAAVRLDGVKHMVMTTGTPHTSDRGAAYLTECASAIKHRVNLPIQAQCEPPDDFAWFARLHQAGVDSLGMHLEAVDPQVRARIMPGKASVPVAYYFEAFAAAVKVFGWGQVSTYLLAGLGDDLPTLLQACERLTAIGVYPFVVPFVPITGTPLASHAPPNSELMYSLYQKVSVMLDRAGMSSQSIKAGCAKCGACSALAPFESAQV; via the coding sequence ATGAATAAACAACAGTTAATTACCGAGCTGCAAACCGTGGGGCTGAAATGGGTTGCATGGGATGTTGGAGTATCAGGACGAAAAGGTGGGGCGGGACCTTCTGATCACAAGGCAGTTACGATCGACGGCACAACCGTGATGGTGCCGATTTACACCGATGCAGCAGCCCGATCGCCCTACTCCGTTGCCCTCGATCCCCAATCTGAACAGGCAGTTTTGCAGTTAGATGAAAACCCGATCGCGCCGCTGGTATTTCCGCAGCAGCCCCAGTTTTACAGTCTAACGACTACGGATGGAATTCCCTATTGGAAAATCGCCCTGTTGCATGGGCAAGAGGTTCTGGCGACAACGGTTTTGCAAACCTGTATGCGTTACAGCGACGCAGCCACTTCCTGCCAGTTTTGTGCGATCGGGCAGTCTCTGGAAGCAGAACGGACGATCGCTCGTAAAACCCCTGCCCAACTGGCGGAAGTGGCGGAAGCCGCAGTCCGATTAGATGGCGTCAAACACATGGTGATGACAACGGGCACCCCCCATACCAGCGATCGGGGTGCTGCGTACCTGACGGAATGCGCCAGCGCAATTAAGCACCGAGTCAATTTGCCGATTCAGGCACAGTGCGAACCGCCAGATGATTTTGCCTGGTTTGCTCGGCTCCACCAGGCAGGGGTGGATAGTTTAGGCATGCACCTGGAAGCGGTTGACCCCCAGGTGCGCGCCAGAATTATGCCAGGAAAAGCGTCTGTTCCTGTTGCATATTACTTTGAGGCATTTGCCGCTGCGGTCAAGGTTTTTGGCTGGGGACAGGTCAGCACCTATTTACTAGCGGGTTTAGGCGACGATTTACCAACGTTGCTCCAGGCCTGCGAACGACTCACGGCGATCGGCGTCTACCCCTTCGTCGTGCCCTTCGTCCCCATCACTGGAACCCCCCTCGCATCCCATGCTCCACCCAACAGCGAATTGATGTACAGCTTGTACCAAAAAGTTAGCGTCATGCTCGATCGGGCTGGCATGTCCTCCCAATCCATTAAAGCAGGCTGCGCCAAGTGTGGAGCGTGTTCGGCCCTGGCTCCGTTTGAATCGGCACAGGTGTGA
- a CDS encoding MSMEG_0567/Sll0786 family nitrogen starvation N-acetyltransferase: MSSSYLFKLATTSPEIAAYFDLRRSIFVEEQGLFQGSDVDEVDAIAYPIIALAEDRGMGAEGRGHKAAGEDVHSLLPTHPPPFPHPLGIVRIYEPEPGLWYGGRLGVHRDYRRVGRIGKGLIDKAVTTASTWGCQRFLATVQLQNVRFFQRLHWGSLEEITICGLPHHCNGS; the protein is encoded by the coding sequence ATGTCCTCCTCCTACCTGTTCAAACTGGCAACAACTTCCCCTGAAATCGCCGCTTATTTTGACCTGCGTCGCTCCATTTTTGTGGAAGAACAGGGGCTATTTCAGGGTAGCGATGTCGATGAAGTGGATGCGATCGCCTACCCCATCATTGCTCTAGCAGAGGACAGGGGGATGGGGGCAGAGGGCAGAGGGCACAAGGCAGCAGGGGAAGACGTCCACTCCCTACTCCCCACCCACCCACCCCCATTCCCTCACCCCCTTGGCATTGTTCGCATCTACGAACCCGAACCCGGACTCTGGTACGGTGGCAGATTGGGGGTGCATCGAGACTATCGGCGCGTGGGGCGAATCGGTAAAGGGTTGATTGATAAAGCAGTCACCACAGCGAGCACCTGGGGCTGCCAGCGATTTTTGGCAACGGTGCAACTTCAAAATGTCCGCTTTTTCCAACGACTGCATTGGGGTTCCCTCGAAGAGATAACCATTTGCGGATTGCCCCATCATTGTAATGGAAGCTGA
- a CDS encoding nuclear transport factor 2 family protein has translation MKQTATGCLPQKHKAQPRFSDAIWKQNLPYHPLHFETAKAKVQAAEDAWNTRDPARVALAYTEDSQWRNRAEFFNGREAIRAFLKRKWDQELDYRLKKELWSFTDNRISVRFEYEWHDAAGNWYRSYGNEQWEFAANGLMQRREASINDVPIQESDRKFRWERKPGL, from the coding sequence ATGAAGCAGACAGCTACAGGTTGCCTGCCCCAGAAGCACAAAGCACAGCCAAGATTCAGTGATGCAATATGGAAACAAAACCTCCCCTACCACCCTTTACACTTCGAAACGGCAAAAGCCAAAGTTCAGGCGGCGGAAGATGCCTGGAATACCCGTGATCCAGCCAGAGTTGCCCTCGCCTACACGGAGGATTCCCAATGGCGCAATCGGGCGGAGTTCTTCAATGGTCGTGAAGCGATCAGGGCTTTTCTGAAGCGCAAGTGGGATCAGGAATTGGATTATCGGCTGAAGAAGGAGCTTTGGAGCTTTACCGACAACCGGATCTCGGTTCGGTTTGAGTATGAATGGCACGATGCGGCTGGCAACTGGTACCGCTCCTATGGCAACGAGCAATGGGAGTTTGCTGCCAATGGTTTGATGCAACGACGAGAAGCCAGCATTAACGATGTTCCGATTCAAGAGTCTGACAGAAAGTTTCGCTGGGAGCGCAAGCCTGGTCTATGA
- a CDS encoding sll0787 family AIR synthase-like protein, whose protein sequence is MLATLVAELRQSLGILQKRDIQMVAEALTGVREWKAEGRGQRVEGGSGEWGVGSGEGEEMKVEGSPQSSVLGFNSKFKIQNSKFFSPPHTLLGDDCAAIPDRSGYLLFAAEGILPALVEAEPWFAGWCAVMVNVSDIYAMGGKPIAIVDTLWSQSPDRSAPLLDGMKAAAETYHVPIVGGHTNGHSPYNALSVAILGRAQRLITSFNARPGDRLLIATDFRGKPYGNYPFWNAATEADPFQLRGDLAILPFLAESGLCDAGKDISMGGIIGTLLMLLETSGWGAVLNLDQVPCPVGLTLKHWLLCFPSYGFLLSVRPEQVAAVQAHFHQRDLMCEVVGEVQPTHQLVLQSQDQSVVFWDLSQQKLTGFSPA, encoded by the coding sequence ATGCTTGCAACCCTGGTAGCAGAGCTACGTCAATCCTTAGGAATCTTGCAGAAGCGGGATATTCAGATGGTTGCAGAGGCATTGACAGGTGTCAGGGAATGGAAGGCAGAGGGCAGAGGGCAGAGGGTAGAAGGAGGGAGTGGGGAGTGGGGAGTGGGGAGTGGGGAGGGAGAGGAGATGAAGGTAGAGGGTAGCCCTCAGTCCTCAGTCCTCGGCTTCAATTCAAAATTCAAAATTCAAAATTCAAAATTCTTCTCCCCACCCCACACCCTTCTGGGAGACGACTGCGCTGCCATACCGGATCGCTCTGGCTACCTGCTGTTTGCTGCTGAGGGGATTTTGCCTGCGCTGGTGGAGGCGGAACCCTGGTTTGCGGGTTGGTGTGCAGTGATGGTAAATGTCAGTGACATCTATGCGATGGGTGGTAAACCGATCGCGATCGTGGATACGCTCTGGAGTCAATCCCCCGATCGCAGTGCCCCCTTGTTGGATGGTATGAAGGCAGCCGCTGAAACCTATCATGTCCCGATCGTTGGCGGGCATACCAATGGGCATAGTCCCTACAATGCTTTATCTGTAGCGATTTTGGGACGGGCGCAGCGGTTAATCACGAGCTTTAATGCCCGTCCAGGCGATCGCCTCCTAATTGCCACAGATTTTCGGGGTAAGCCCTACGGCAACTACCCCTTCTGGAATGCGGCAACGGAGGCAGATCCCTTTCAGTTACGGGGAGATCTGGCGATTTTGCCTTTCCTGGCTGAATCAGGTTTGTGTGATGCCGGAAAGGACATCAGCATGGGTGGCATCATTGGCACGCTGTTGATGTTGCTAGAGACTTCTGGTTGGGGGGCCGTCCTCAATCTTGATCAGGTTCCCTGTCCAGTTGGATTAACCCTCAAACACTGGCTCCTCTGTTTTCCCAGCTACGGTTTTTTGCTGAGTGTTCGCCCGGAACAGGTCGCTGCTGTCCAGGCCCACTTCCATCAACGAGATCTGATGTGCGAGGTGGTTGGAGAAGTCCAACCAACCCATCAACTCGTTCTTCAGTCTCAAGATCAATCCGTTGTGTTCTGGGATCTGTCACAGCAGAAATTGACTGGATTCTCTCCTGCTTAG